The Xenopus laevis strain J_2021 chromosome 7S, Xenopus_laevis_v10.1, whole genome shotgun sequence genome includes a window with the following:
- the LOC121396075 gene encoding neuromodulin-like — MDKKQRNPSLLTLYSVLKDFRAEYTDFEALASYYEHHYRVEFGENIILKHFLLTCDVDPRMRAKENVMHYWKMLHSLEVIKREYAALRKSAKLPPDHPTRVRNRRKQLEYLRLENTINQHLTHLHHEFLRELKLKKAARKKQVHSPAAEEKEDGAPAAEDEEALDTEDREEEAEGAPAEDPAVEEKMMEEQAPAEEEKEEEAPGAAEEEALASQEKGEGAEDKEEVDGPTNEDTAPPAEEQQVPEEEEKEEGVEVGGSAEEHQAPGMEEKTEEQSPAVEEKEEGADGEEGIMKDSLVVERPTLRKQFRKAIMKRLRRVWHSTQRLAACCCCCCRRPNTMA; from the exons acgctgtactccgtcctgaaggacTTCAGGGCGGAATATACGGATTTTGAGGCCCTCGCTTCTTATTATG AACATCACTATCGGGTCGAATTCGGCGAGAACATCatcct aaagcacttccttctAACATGCGATgtggacccgaggatgagggccaaAGAGAACGTTATGCATTACTGGAAAATGCTCCACTcgctg gaagtgatcaagagggaatatgccgccctcaggaaatctgccaagctgcctcct gatcaTCCAACTCGAGTGCGAAACCGGAGGAAGCAGCTTGAGTATTtgcggctggagaat ACTATCAACCAACATCTGACCCACCTTCACCATGAGTTCTTGAGGGAGCTGAAGCTAAAGAAAGCTGCTcg TAAGAAACAAGTACACAGTCCTGCAGCTGAAGAAAAGGAGGATGGAGCCCCTGCAGCAGAAGATGAGGAAGCCCTTGATACAGAAGACAGGGAAGAGGAAGCGGAAGGAGCTCCAGCTGAAgaccctgcagtggaggagaagatgatggaggagcaagctccagcagaggaagaaaaggaagaagaagctcctggagcagcagaagaggaagctcTTGCCTCTCAGGAGAAAGGAGAAGGTGCTGAAGATAAGGAAGAAGTGGATGGTCCAACAAATGAAGACACAGCTCCTCCCGCTGAAGAACAGCAAGtccctgaagaggaggagaaagaagagggagtggaagtaggaggttctgcagaagaacatcaagctCCTGGAATGGAGGAGAAGACAGAGGAGCAAtctcctgcagtggaggagaaagaggagggaGCTGATGGTGAAGAAGGGATCATGAAAGATTCTCTGGTGGTGGAGAGGCCGACCCTCCGAAAACAGttcaggaaggccatcatgaagaggctccggagagtttgg cattccacccaaagactcgccgcctgctgctgctgctgctgccgccgaccCAACACCATGGCCTAA